Proteins from a single region of Halobaculum sp. CBA1158:
- a CDS encoding fumarylacetoacetate hydrolase family protein: protein MKFVRFNEDRLGLLTDDDGIVDLTDRLGIESHDPLQTYIRGDYDAGEYADAEPDYDRSEVTLGSPVHRPGKVIAAPLNYENHIEEAIADKDITTEEWFSIKDKGYFLKAPSSVVGADDGVELPFSDRRVDHEIELAFVMGDDVKNVDAEDAWDHIFGYTILLDISVRGDQDRSNRKSYDTFTVIGPSVVTADEIDDPQDLEMELQLNGETRQQENTGDMVYTCADVVQYASLGATIEAGDVITTGTPEGVSQLHGGDTIDAEIEDVGAMSVDVTERDVRFADVNVAKGGQE, encoded by the coding sequence GTGAAGTTCGTTCGCTTCAACGAGGACCGACTGGGCCTCCTGACCGACGACGACGGCATCGTGGACCTGACTGACCGGCTGGGCATCGAGTCGCACGACCCGCTCCAGACGTACATCCGCGGCGACTATGACGCCGGCGAGTACGCCGACGCCGAGCCCGACTACGACCGCTCGGAGGTGACGCTCGGCTCGCCCGTCCACCGTCCGGGCAAGGTGATCGCCGCGCCCCTCAACTACGAGAACCACATCGAGGAGGCGATCGCCGACAAGGACATCACCACCGAGGAGTGGTTCTCGATCAAGGACAAGGGGTACTTCCTGAAGGCCCCCTCCAGCGTCGTCGGCGCGGACGACGGCGTCGAGCTCCCGTTCTCGGACCGCCGCGTCGACCACGAGATCGAACTCGCGTTCGTGATGGGCGACGACGTGAAGAACGTCGACGCCGAGGACGCGTGGGACCACATCTTCGGCTACACGATCCTGCTCGACATCTCCGTGCGCGGCGACCAGGACCGCTCGAACCGCAAGTCGTACGACACCTTCACCGTCATCGGGCCGAGCGTCGTCACGGCCGACGAGATCGACGACCCGCAGGACCTGGAGATGGAACTGCAGTTGAACGGCGAGACCCGCCAGCAGGAGAACACCGGGGACATGGTGTACACCTGCGCGGACGTGGTGCAGTACGCCTCGCTGGGCGCGACGATCGAGGCCGGCGACGTGATCACCACAGGGACGCCCGAGGGCGTCAGCCAGCTCCACGGCGGCGACACCATCGACGCCGAGATCGAGGACGTGGGCGCGATGTCGGTCGACGTGACCGAGCGCGACGTGCGGTTCGCGGACGTGAACGTTGCGAAGGGCGGCCAGGAGTAG
- a CDS encoding pyridoxamine 5'-phosphate oxidase family protein — protein MATEDPSSDGSELTDAGIDELLRTVGYGTLSLARDGEAYGIPVSFGYDGDRVFLYLIRFGDDSEKLDFAAETEQASLTVLDVNDRFDWSSVVVRGTLAAAEDVDHAEDVIDDNAWHPSLFASGTDGAMTEVRRMTLSVEEASGRVGASYAENVPEAGE, from the coding sequence ATGGCAACCGAGGATCCCAGCAGCGACGGGAGCGAACTGACCGACGCGGGAATCGACGAACTGTTACGGACGGTCGGATACGGGACGCTCTCGCTGGCGCGTGACGGCGAGGCGTACGGGATCCCGGTCTCCTTCGGCTACGACGGCGACCGGGTGTTCCTGTACCTGATCCGCTTCGGCGACGACAGCGAGAAGCTCGACTTCGCCGCCGAAACCGAACAAGCGAGCCTCACGGTCCTCGACGTCAACGACCGATTCGACTGGTCCAGCGTCGTGGTACGGGGAACGCTCGCGGCGGCCGAGGACGTGGACCACGCGGAGGACGTCATCGACGACAACGCCTGGCATCCGAGCCTGTTCGCGAGCGGGACCGACGGGGCGATGACCGAGGTTCGCCGGATGACGCTGTCGGTCGAGGAGGCGAGCGGCCGCGTCGGCGCGTCGTACGCGGAGAACGTCCCCGAGGCCGGAGAGTAG
- a CDS encoding PAS domain S-box protein, giving the protein MNAHPDRIAVLCAVADRGCATAAVERASADDDRIAVTAASGSDEALAALAERAFDCVVATPELSDGAGIELLSSIRSAGHEVPFVLVASETESGVAAEAAAAGVDGYVPTESIDEDASALTDRVHDLGASHRTGREADRADRVDAGLSAAAGRLVAAETAEEVERTVCSAMAVDGPYERAWVAVADGDGVRPTVTSDAVAGAAEEPIGDGGAADDDDGLADSDPVADGDADTGDAEAGNAEAGDAEAAIRQAIDGDDVCVLSDLAERSGVREGPSAGLVGDDDAVVAVPIGGPGVEPRALVVADCGRDAVGDGELAALARVGETATEALRTAETRTRLTDRNRQLAVERDRFEAAFEAIPYPVAHVEIDSTGENLVNAVNSAFARVFDCDRTAVQGTPINDLIVPQGSEEAARTIDRQVADGELVEAELERLAADGPRTFLFRGRDFAVGDGRREAIGVYVDISDRERRARELERYERVIEAAGDPVYTLDADGRFTYVNAQLGRLTGYDPSELVGEHIATITSDSDVERGRELIRELLANPERNRGTLHMAVETRDGESIPTDIHVALLPFEEEFVGTVGVIRDVSARVERERQLERQNERLEAFSGIVGHDLRNPLTVAQGHLDLARTDEDPTASLDAVDRALTRMEGLIDDLLTLAREGQGVSDVDVVDLTDIVEDCRPVASALGCRLVSSADRRLYADRSRLQQLVENLLRNAVEHGGEDVTVRIGDTETGFFVADDGPGIEPDERERVFEMGYSTSGDGTGLGLSIVETVVDAHGWSIAVTESAGGGARFDISGVERPADE; this is encoded by the coding sequence ATGAATGCCCATCCCGATCGGATCGCCGTCCTCTGCGCAGTTGCCGACCGAGGGTGCGCGACTGCGGCGGTCGAACGAGCGTCGGCCGACGACGATCGGATCGCCGTCACCGCCGCGTCCGGTTCTGACGAGGCGCTGGCGGCGCTGGCAGAGCGGGCGTTCGACTGCGTCGTCGCGACGCCGGAGCTGTCTGATGGGGCCGGGATCGAACTGCTGTCGTCGATCCGATCGGCGGGACACGAGGTCCCGTTCGTGCTGGTCGCCTCGGAGACGGAATCGGGAGTCGCCGCCGAGGCCGCGGCCGCCGGCGTCGACGGATACGTTCCGACGGAGTCGATCGATGAGGACGCGTCGGCGCTGACCGACCGCGTCCACGACCTGGGCGCGTCCCACCGCACGGGGCGCGAGGCCGACCGGGCCGACCGCGTCGACGCGGGACTGTCCGCGGCGGCGGGACGGCTCGTCGCCGCGGAGACGGCCGAGGAGGTGGAACGGACGGTGTGTTCTGCCATGGCCGTCGACGGGCCGTACGAACGCGCGTGGGTGGCGGTCGCCGACGGCGACGGGGTTCGGCCGACGGTCACGAGCGACGCGGTCGCCGGAGCCGCGGAGGAGCCGATCGGCGACGGCGGGGCCGCGGACGACGACGACGGACTCGCGGACAGCGACCCGGTCGCCGACGGCGACGCGGACACGGGCGACGCAGAGGCGGGCAACGCCGAGGCAGGCGACGCAGAGGCGGCGATCCGACAGGCGATCGACGGCGACGACGTGTGCGTCCTGTCCGATCTCGCGGAGCGGTCGGGGGTCCGTGAGGGGCCCTCCGCGGGGCTCGTCGGCGACGACGACGCGGTCGTCGCCGTGCCGATCGGGGGACCGGGGGTCGAACCCCGTGCGCTGGTGGTGGCCGACTGTGGACGCGACGCCGTCGGCGACGGCGAGCTGGCCGCGCTGGCGCGCGTCGGAGAGACGGCGACAGAGGCGCTTCGAACCGCGGAGACGCGGACCCGTCTGACCGACCGAAACCGCCAACTCGCCGTCGAGCGGGACCGCTTCGAGGCGGCGTTCGAGGCGATCCCCTACCCCGTCGCGCACGTCGAGATCGACTCGACCGGTGAGAACCTCGTGAATGCGGTCAACTCGGCGTTCGCCCGCGTGTTCGACTGCGACCGGACGGCGGTTCAGGGGACGCCGATCAACGACCTGATCGTCCCACAGGGGAGCGAGGAGGCCGCCCGCACGATCGACCGACAGGTCGCAGACGGCGAACTCGTGGAGGCAGAACTCGAGCGACTCGCGGCCGACGGTCCCCGGACGTTCCTGTTTCGAGGGCGCGATTTCGCCGTCGGCGACGGACGACGCGAGGCGATCGGGGTGTACGTCGACATCAGCGACCGCGAGCGTCGCGCGCGGGAACTCGAGCGGTACGAACGCGTCATCGAGGCCGCCGGCGACCCCGTGTACACGCTCGACGCCGACGGCCGGTTCACGTACGTCAACGCCCAGCTCGGGAGGCTGACGGGGTACGACCCGTCCGAGTTGGTGGGCGAGCACATCGCGACGATCACCTCCGACTCCGACGTGGAGCGCGGGCGGGAGTTGATCCGGGAGCTGCTCGCCAACCCCGAGCGGAACCGCGGCACGCTCCACATGGCCGTCGAGACGCGCGACGGTGAGTCGATCCCGACCGACATCCACGTCGCGTTGCTCCCGTTCGAGGAGGAGTTCGTGGGGACGGTCGGCGTCATCCGCGACGTGTCGGCGCGCGTGGAGCGCGAGCGACAGCTCGAACGACAGAACGAGCGGCTGGAGGCGTTCTCGGGGATCGTCGGCCACGACCTCCGGAACCCGCTGACCGTCGCCCAGGGCCACCTCGACCTCGCGCGGACGGACGAGGACCCGACGGCCTCGTTGGACGCCGTCGACCGGGCGCTGACGCGGATGGAGGGGCTCATCGACGACCTCCTCACGCTCGCCAGGGAGGGGCAGGGCGTCTCGGATGTCGACGTCGTTGACCTCACCGATATCGTCGAGGACTGTCGTCCGGTGGCGAGTGCGCTCGGCTGTCGGCTGGTCTCGAGTGCCGACCGACGGCTGTACGCGGACCGGAGTCGCCTCCAGCAGCTCGTCGAGAACCTCCTCCGAAACGCCGTCGAACACGGCGGCGAGGACGTGACCGTCCGGATCGGCGACACCGAGACCGGCTTCTTCGTCGCCGACGACGGCCCGGGGATCGAGCCCGACGAGCGCGAGCGCGTGTTCGAGATGGGCTACTCGACGTCCGGGGACGGCACCGGACTCGGGCTCAGCATCGTGGAGACCGTCGTCGACGCCCACGGCTGGTCGATCGCGGTGACGGAGTCCGCCGGCGGCGGAGCGCGGTTCGATATCTCCGGCGTCGAGCGCCCGGCCGACGAGTGA
- the wecB gene encoding UDP-N-acetylglucosamine 2-epimerase (non-hydrolyzing), whose product MRVLTVVGARPQFVKAFPVSRALGGDHEEVLVHTGQHYDDLLSDVFFRELAIPEPDHHLGVGSDGHAAQTAAMMIELDPLVASHSPDVVIVYGDTNSTLAGALVAAKRDVDLAHVEAGLRSFDREMPEEVNRVATDAVSDVLFAPSERAREHLAAENVAGDVHVAGDVTYDALKTVHARALEASTAVSDLGLADGGYVLATVHRAANTDDPDRLRSVLSGLADAPQRVVLPAHPRTTAALERAGIDADALEGVRLVDPVGYLDFVRLIDGAERVATDSGGVQKEAFYLDTPCVTLRDHTEWVETVDAGWNVLVGADRAAIAEALAEPFDGTDRPEPYGDGDAARRIVEALAGRG is encoded by the coding sequence ATGAGGGTGCTCACCGTCGTCGGCGCACGCCCCCAGTTCGTGAAGGCGTTTCCCGTCTCGCGAGCGCTCGGAGGCGACCACGAGGAGGTACTCGTCCACACCGGCCAGCACTACGACGACCTGCTGAGCGACGTGTTCTTCCGGGAACTCGCGATCCCCGAGCCGGACCACCACCTCGGAGTCGGGTCGGACGGCCACGCCGCCCAGACGGCGGCGATGATGATCGAACTCGACCCCCTCGTGGCGTCGCACTCGCCGGACGTGGTGATCGTGTACGGCGACACGAACTCGACGCTCGCGGGGGCGCTCGTGGCCGCCAAGCGCGACGTTGACCTCGCGCACGTCGAGGCGGGACTGCGAAGCTTCGATCGGGAGATGCCCGAGGAGGTCAACCGGGTCGCGACCGACGCCGTCTCCGACGTGCTGTTCGCCCCGAGCGAGCGGGCGCGCGAACACCTGGCGGCCGAAAACGTCGCCGGCGACGTGCACGTCGCGGGCGACGTGACCTACGACGCGCTCAAGACGGTTCACGCCCGCGCGCTGGAGGCGTCGACTGCGGTCTCGGATCTGGGGCTCGCGGACGGCGGGTACGTGCTCGCGACGGTCCACCGCGCGGCGAACACGGACGACCCCGATCGACTCCGGTCGGTGCTGTCGGGGCTCGCGGACGCGCCACAGCGAGTGGTCCTCCCCGCACACCCGCGGACGACGGCGGCCCTGGAGCGCGCCGGGATCGACGCCGACGCGCTCGAGGGAGTTCGGCTCGTCGATCCGGTCGGCTACCTGGATTTCGTCCGGCTGATCGACGGTGCCGAGCGCGTCGCCACCGACTCCGGCGGCGTCCAGAAGGAGGCGTTCTACCTCGACACCCCGTGCGTCACCCTCCGAGACCACACCGAGTGGGTGGAGACCGTCGACGCCGGCTGGAACGTGCTCGTGGGAGCCGACCGGGCGGCGATCGCCGAGGCACTCGCAGAGCCGTTCGACGGCACGGATCGCCCGGAGCCGTACGGCGACGGCGACGCGGCGAGGCGGATCGTCGAGGCGCTCGCCGGGCGAGGCTGA
- a CDS encoding archaea-specific SMC-related protein gives MSSQRSMADTVRVHVRNVGGIDETTVTFEDGVTVLAGRNATNRTSFLRAMMAALGSDAASLKGDAEEGHVELSIGDDRYTRRLLRRGDAVAFDGDPYLADSETADLFAFLLEDNAARRAVRRGDDLREIIMRPVDTASIHEEIADLEAEKRRLDDRLDELSGLRTRLPELERERSRLESEIEETAERLEEKESRIEEIDASVEEASERDDALDERLSELGEVRSDLEEVRYDIDAEIRGIEALEEERDELVERADELDPVDDDEEARVESELADLRRERERVQSVVSELQTVIGYNEEMLSGTGSAVAEALREAGHADGDHGGHADGDDPTDRLVAGDDGDESVVCWTCGTSVDRESIVDTLDRLRSVRSERRERLREIDDRVDDLEDELDRLDAERDAHEEVERELERVERERERREKRREELRERREELETRIEELETRIEELEREDRGELLERHREANELEFELGRLEEELCDVDDEIDEIEDELAEESETEAERERVAEELRERRTRIERVETDAIDRFNEHMDDVLDILEYDNLDRIWIERLADGDGPEGRFELHVVRTTDDGRSYEDVVDHLSESEREVTGIVFALAGYLVHEVYETVPMLLLDSLEAIDSERIAALVEYIAGFAEYPVVALLPEDERALDDDHERVTEI, from the coding sequence ATGAGCTCTCAGCGGTCGATGGCCGACACCGTCCGCGTGCACGTCCGGAACGTCGGCGGGATCGACGAGACCACCGTGACGTTCGAGGACGGCGTCACGGTGCTTGCCGGCCGGAACGCCACGAACCGAACCTCGTTCCTCCGCGCGATGATGGCGGCGCTGGGGAGCGACGCCGCGTCGCTGAAGGGCGACGCCGAGGAGGGTCACGTCGAGCTATCGATCGGCGACGACCGGTACACTCGCAGGCTGTTGCGTCGCGGCGACGCCGTGGCGTTCGACGGCGACCCCTATCTCGCGGACAGCGAGACTGCCGACCTGTTCGCGTTCCTCCTGGAGGACAACGCCGCCAGGCGCGCGGTCCGCCGAGGCGACGACCTCCGGGAGATCATCATGCGACCGGTCGACACCGCGTCGATCCACGAGGAGATCGCAGACCTCGAGGCCGAGAAGCGACGGCTCGACGACCGCCTCGACGAGCTGTCGGGGCTCCGGACGCGCCTGCCGGAGTTAGAGCGCGAGCGGAGCCGCCTGGAGTCGGAGATCGAGGAGACGGCCGAGCGGCTCGAGGAGAAAGAGTCACGCATCGAGGAGATCGACGCCTCGGTCGAGGAGGCGTCCGAACGCGACGACGCGCTCGACGAGCGGCTCTCGGAGCTGGGCGAGGTGCGCTCGGACCTCGAGGAGGTCCGATACGACATCGACGCCGAGATCCGCGGGATCGAGGCGCTCGAGGAGGAACGCGACGAACTGGTCGAGCGCGCCGACGAGCTCGATCCCGTCGACGACGACGAGGAGGCGCGCGTCGAGTCGGAGCTCGCCGACCTCCGACGCGAGCGCGAGCGGGTGCAGTCGGTCGTCTCGGAGCTGCAGACCGTCATCGGGTACAACGAGGAGATGCTCTCGGGCACCGGGAGCGCGGTCGCGGAGGCGCTGCGCGAGGCCGGCCACGCCGACGGCGACCACGGCGGCCACGCCGACGGCGACGATCCGACCGACCGCCTCGTCGCGGGCGACGACGGCGACGAGTCGGTCGTCTGCTGGACCTGCGGGACGTCGGTCGACCGCGAGTCGATCGTCGACACCCTCGATCGGCTCCGGTCCGTGCGGAGCGAGCGTCGCGAGCGACTGCGCGAGATCGACGACCGCGTCGACGACCTCGAGGACGAACTCGATCGCCTCGACGCCGAACGCGACGCGCACGAGGAGGTCGAGCGGGAACTCGAACGCGTCGAACGCGAGCGCGAGCGACGCGAAAAGCGCCGCGAGGAGCTCCGGGAACGCCGCGAGGAGCTCGAGACCCGGATCGAGGAGCTCGAGACCCGGATCGAGGAACTGGAACGCGAGGACCGCGGCGAACTGCTCGAGCGTCACCGGGAGGCCAACGAGTTGGAGTTCGAGCTCGGACGGTTGGAGGAGGAGTTGTGCGACGTGGACGACGAGATCGACGAGATCGAAGACGAGTTGGCCGAGGAGTCGGAGACGGAGGCCGAGCGCGAGCGCGTCGCCGAGGAGCTCCGGGAGCGGCGGACCCGTATCGAACGCGTCGAGACCGACGCCATCGATCGGTTCAACGAGCACATGGACGACGTGCTCGACATCCTCGAGTACGACAACCTCGACCGGATCTGGATCGAACGGCTGGCCGACGGCGACGGACCTGAGGGTCGGTTCGAGCTCCACGTGGTCCGCACGACTGACGACGGCCGCTCCTACGAGGACGTGGTCGACCACCTCTCGGAGAGCGAGCGTGAGGTGACCGGGATCGTGTTCGCGCTCGCCGGGTATCTGGTCCACGAGGTGTACGAGACGGTCCCGATGCTCCTGCTGGACTCGTTGGAGGCGATCGACTCTGAGCGCATCGCGGCGCTCGTCGAGTACATCGCTGGGTTCGCCGAGTACCCGGTCGTCGCGCTGTTACCCGAGGACGAGCGCGCGCTCGACGACGATCACGAACGTGTCACCGAGATCTGA
- a CDS encoding methyl-accepting chemotaxis protein produces the protein MSKPDTPPSPTGGGETDGTDPEPRASTGGAEQLASAYLDRASPETEARRHELEATFWRNAFDQLVEQLPESALVVDDAGTITHWNGAHTEMTGIAESEAVGSNAHDLLGTKGTDETLAEEVARENETISEDSIREIDHIDKALQVYAVPLRDPDGDAVGAFSIAADVTDHVERRKRLEELGTRVSEDVLGRTAELEEAVENVAEFTDDADEFAREQIDRLRDISGEMSDQSATIEEIAASAEEVERASERADDLVADGDDAAGEAADAMERVDDSTEEMRQAVESLTEHAGEIGDVIDLIDSIADQTNMLALNASIEAARAGEAGSGFAVVADEVKELAEESQEHAERVERLVEEVQTRSREVDDLLADTTDDVEAAADRVASVDGVFDDIAEAVSETAEGSSQVAAATDDQARSTQEVAGMVEDAVAEIETLEDRLRTVAESAEAGRERVREVEASVADLDTY, from the coding sequence ATGTCGAAACCCGACACGCCGCCCTCCCCGACGGGAGGTGGGGAAACCGACGGGACGGATCCGGAGCCGAGAGCGAGCACGGGCGGGGCCGAGCAACTGGCGTCCGCGTATCTCGACCGTGCGTCGCCCGAGACCGAGGCGCGTCGGCACGAACTGGAGGCGACGTTCTGGCGCAACGCCTTCGACCAACTGGTCGAGCAACTGCCCGAGAGCGCGCTCGTCGTCGACGACGCCGGGACGATCACTCACTGGAACGGGGCGCACACGGAGATGACGGGGATCGCGGAGTCGGAGGCGGTCGGGTCGAACGCCCACGACCTGCTCGGAACGAAGGGGACCGACGAGACGCTCGCCGAGGAGGTGGCCCGCGAGAACGAGACGATCAGCGAGGACTCGATCCGCGAGATCGATCACATCGACAAGGCGTTGCAGGTGTACGCCGTCCCGCTTCGAGACCCCGACGGCGACGCCGTCGGGGCGTTCTCCATCGCCGCCGACGTGACCGACCACGTCGAGCGCCGCAAGCGACTCGAGGAGCTGGGGACCCGCGTCAGCGAGGACGTACTCGGGCGCACCGCGGAACTCGAGGAGGCGGTCGAGAACGTCGCGGAGTTCACCGACGACGCCGACGAGTTCGCGCGCGAGCAGATCGACCGCCTGCGAGACATTTCCGGGGAGATGAGCGACCAGAGCGCGACGATCGAGGAGATCGCCGCCAGCGCCGAGGAGGTCGAGCGCGCGAGCGAACGCGCGGACGACCTCGTCGCCGACGGCGACGACGCCGCCGGCGAGGCCGCCGACGCGATGGAGCGCGTCGACGACTCCACGGAGGAGATGCGTCAGGCCGTCGAGTCGCTGACCGAGCACGCGGGGGAGATCGGCGACGTGATCGACCTGATCGACTCCATCGCCGACCAGACGAACATGCTCGCGCTCAACGCGTCGATCGAGGCCGCGCGGGCGGGCGAGGCGGGGTCCGGATTCGCCGTCGTCGCCGACGAGGTGAAGGAACTCGCCGAGGAGAGCCAGGAGCACGCCGAGCGCGTCGAACGCCTCGTCGAGGAGGTCCAGACCCGGAGCCGCGAGGTCGACGACCTCCTGGCCGACACGACCGACGACGTCGAGGCGGCCGCCGACCGCGTCGCCAGCGTCGACGGCGTGTTCGACGACATCGCCGAGGCCGTCTCGGAGACGGCCGAGGGTTCCTCGCAGGTCGCCGCCGCCACGGACGACCAGGCGCGTTCGACCCAGGAGGTCGCCGGAATGGTCGAGGACGCCGTCGCCGAGATCGAGACGCTGGAGGACCGGCTTCGGACGGTCGCCGAGTCCGCCGAGGCGGGTCGCGAGCGCGTGCGCGAGGTCGAGGCGAGCGTCGCCGATCTCGACACCTACTGA
- the rdfA gene encoding rod-determining factor RdfA: protein MSDGGESMTPDPTRSKVGRLIDEYEMTGAGAELEDRWLGRGRESQSLRTLAEWFNERLLSARLDRAGDPPLEGEAANLYRLLTDENVGAGARVDAESTLERAGIDPEGLRSEFVSHQAIHTYLREYRGASKERTPGDRREQVRTTVQRLRGRLVAVAENGLESLAEAGAIALGEFDVIVEVRVFCEDCGTATPVTELLSDGGCECGLDGE from the coding sequence ATGTCCGACGGGGGCGAATCGATGACGCCCGATCCGACGCGGAGCAAGGTGGGGCGGCTGATCGACGAGTACGAGATGACCGGCGCGGGTGCGGAACTGGAAGACCGGTGGCTCGGGCGGGGACGGGAGTCGCAGAGCCTGCGCACGCTGGCGGAGTGGTTCAACGAGCGACTGCTGTCGGCGCGGCTCGACCGCGCCGGCGACCCGCCGCTCGAGGGCGAGGCCGCGAACCTCTACCGGCTGCTGACCGACGAGAACGTGGGGGCCGGCGCGCGCGTCGACGCCGAGTCGACGCTGGAGCGCGCCGGGATCGATCCCGAGGGCCTCCGCTCGGAGTTCGTCTCCCATCAGGCGATCCACACCTACCTCCGGGAGTACCGCGGCGCGTCGAAGGAACGCACCCCGGGCGACCGGCGCGAGCAGGTGCGAACGACCGTCCAGCGGCTTCGAGGACGACTCGTCGCCGTCGCCGAGAACGGGCTGGAATCGCTGGCGGAAGCGGGGGCGATCGCGCTGGGTGAGTTCGACGTGATCGTGGAGGTGCGGGTGTTCTGTGAGGACTGCGGGACCGCGACGCCGGTGACGGAACTGCTCTCCGACGGCGGGTGTGAGTGCGGTCTCGACGGCGAGTAG
- a CDS encoding aldehyde dehydrogenase family protein, with amino-acid sequence MSLDLSADTDWSRLYIDGEWREAEDGETIAVEDPSTRETFTHVARGTEADVDAAYEAAAEAQEEWGEAPPARREEVINSMLELLEEHDEEIIGLLASEAGGVPPAMGGTSVHLAADQAAEAATIPRRMKGEHAVSNIPGKENIVQREPSGVVTVISPWNFPLNLSMRAVAPAIAAGNSVVLKPATNTPVTGGLVFAKLFEAAGLPEGVLNVVTGRGSEIGDRVASHPESNVVAFTGSTPVGRRVASKAAENLATPAMELGGNNVHLVTEDADLDQAIDAAVFGSFVHQGQVCISINRHLVQESVYDEYVKRLTERAESLPAGSAHEEGVIVGPIIDESQRDEMLEYVDETLDAGATLETGGHTVDVDGVDDSLVVAPTVLSDVTNDMSAACFEHFGPIAPVIPFSDVDEAVELANDTEYGLSGSVHAGDVGAGKRIADRLDTGMVHVNDQPINDEAHVPFSGTNASGMGGYNTDEFLNEVTETKWISLQHEPREYPF; translated from the coding sequence ATGTCGCTTGACCTCTCCGCGGACACCGACTGGAGCCGACTGTACATCGACGGCGAGTGGCGCGAGGCCGAGGACGGTGAGACCATCGCCGTCGAGGACCCCTCGACGCGGGAGACGTTCACCCACGTGGCACGCGGCACCGAGGCGGACGTGGACGCCGCCTACGAGGCCGCAGCCGAGGCGCAAGAGGAGTGGGGGGAGGCTCCGCCCGCGCGACGCGAGGAAGTGATCAACTCGATGCTGGAACTGCTCGAGGAGCACGACGAGGAGATCATCGGGCTGCTCGCGAGCGAGGCCGGTGGTGTCCCGCCGGCGATGGGGGGCACCTCCGTCCATCTCGCGGCCGACCAGGCCGCGGAGGCGGCGACGATTCCCCGTCGGATGAAAGGCGAGCACGCGGTCTCCAACATCCCGGGCAAGGAGAACATCGTCCAGCGCGAGCCCAGCGGCGTCGTCACGGTCATCTCGCCGTGGAACTTCCCGCTGAACCTCTCGATGCGGGCGGTCGCGCCCGCCATCGCCGCCGGCAACTCGGTCGTCCTGAAGCCGGCGACGAACACGCCGGTCACGGGCGGGCTGGTGTTCGCGAAGCTGTTCGAGGCCGCGGGGCTACCCGAGGGCGTGCTGAACGTCGTCACGGGTCGCGGCTCCGAGATCGGCGACCGGGTCGCGAGCCACCCCGAGAGCAACGTCGTCGCGTTCACGGGGTCGACGCCCGTCGGCCGACGCGTCGCCTCGAAGGCCGCCGAGAACCTCGCGACGCCGGCGATGGAACTCGGCGGGAACAACGTCCACCTCGTCACGGAGGACGCAGACCTCGATCAGGCCATCGACGCCGCCGTCTTCGGCTCGTTCGTCCACCAGGGGCAGGTGTGCATCTCGATCAACCGCCACCTCGTCCAGGAGTCGGTGTACGACGAGTACGTCAAGCGACTCACCGAGCGCGCCGAGTCGCTGCCGGCGGGGTCGGCCCACGAGGAGGGCGTGATCGTCGGGCCGATCATCGACGAGTCCCAGCGCGACGAGATGTTGGAGTACGTCGACGAGACGCTCGACGCCGGCGCGACCCTCGAGACGGGCGGCCACACCGTCGACGTGGACGGCGTCGACGACTCGCTGGTCGTCGCGCCGACGGTCCTGTCGGACGTGACCAACGACATGTCCGCCGCCTGCTTCGAGCACTTCGGCCCCATCGCGCCGGTCATCCCGTTCTCGGACGTGGACGAGGCCGTCGAACTGGCCAACGACACCGAGTACGGCCTCTCCGGGTCTGTGCACGCAGGCGACGTGGGCGCGGGCAAGCGCATCGCCGACCGCCTCGACACGGGAATGGTCCACGTGAACGACCAGCCGATCAACGACGAGGCGCACGTGCCCTTCAGCGGCACTAACGCCTCCGGGATGGGCGGGTACAACACCGACGAGTTCCTCAACGAGGTCACCGAGACCAAGTGGATCTCGCTGCAGCACGAGCCGCGCGAGTACCCCTTCTGA